The sequence GGGACTATTTTTTACAGTTCTTCTAGGGGTTTACTTCACTATTCTGCAAGCATATGAATACATCGAAGCACCATTTACTATCGCAGATTCAGTTTATGGATCTACCTTTTTCATGGCAACAGGATTCCACGGAATTCATGTATTAATTGGGACAACCTTTCTTCTAGTATGCTTAATTCGCCATTTAAACAATCACTTTTCTAAAACTCACCACTTTGGATTTGAAGCAGCTGCATGATACTGACATTTCGTCGATATCGTCTGATTATTCCTTTATATTTCAATTTATTGATGAGGAGGATAATTAATTTTTATCTGTATAGTATATAAGTATATTTGACTTCCAATCATAAGGTCTACTAATTAGTAGTATAGATAATTTTTTCAATTGCTATTATAGCATCAATTTTAATTATTATTACCAGCGTAGTTATAACTCTAGCCTCTATTTTATCAAAAAAAGCATTAACAGATCGTGAAAAATGCTCTCCTTTTGAATGCGGGTTTGACCCTAAATCTTCTTCACGACTACCCTTTTCCCTTCGGTTCTTTTTAATTACAATTATTTTCTTAATTTTTGATGTAGAAATTGCTCTTATTCTACCCATAATTTTAATTATTTCAATTTCTAATATTACTATATGGGCTACAACAAGAATTGTATTCATCATTATTTTAATTATCGGGCTATACCACGAATGAAACCAGGGGATACTAAATTGATCAAATTAGGGTTGTAGTTAATTATAACATTTGATTTGCATTCAAAAAGTATTGAAATATCAATCTACCTTATAATTAAGAATATGAAGCGATTTATTGCAATTAGTTTCGACCTAATTTTAGGTATATAATACCCTTATTCTAGTAAACTTAAATATTAGTTAAATTACTAGTTATTAATTGAAGCCAAAAAGAGGCTTATCACTGTTAATGATAGAACTGAGAATATCCTCCAATTAAGGAAGTATGACGTTCAAGAAAAAGCTGCTAACTTTTATCTTTTAATGGTTAAACTCCATTTGTACTTCTGTTTATATAGTTTAATAAAAACATTACATTTTCATTGTAAAAATAAAATTTTCTTTTTTTATAAATTACTAAATAGAATGCACTACATCCAAGAATTATTTAATTACCCTAACATCTTCAGTGTTATGCTCTATTTTAAGCTACTTGAATAAAAAATCAAAAAAAATGAAAACAAGAAAATAATTCATAAAACAAATAATAAAAGATAAATCTTTAAGTTATTATTGTGTATAATAGATACATATTGAGAATATTTAACCAACTCATTATATAAATTTTGACCCCCTAAAAATTCTGACCACCCCTGATCAAAAGACTTACATACTCTTATCCCTAACACCAAAGGATAATTAATAATCCCGTAAGTTGAAATATAAGGCATAAATCATATAGAACCAGAAAAATAACTAGCTAAATAATTATGCAAAGACTTATTAAAATAAAATAAAGAAACATTAGAAATTAAATACCCCAGTACTCCTCCTACTACACAAACAAATAAAGTCAATAATTTTAAATGGCTAGGCAAACAAACCATATAGGGAGTTGGAAAAATTAACCATCTTAATATACTACCTCCCACAATTCTCATAATTAATAGACCACTTATTCCTCGCAACATAACTCAACCCTCATCTCTTAGTATATTTAAAGAACCACAGTTTAATTCTCCCGTTATAGAGTAATAAACCAGTCGAAAAGAATAACAGACAGTTAGCCCAGTAGAAAAAAAATAAAGAAAAAAAGAAAAAACATTAATATAACTTAAAGAAACAACTTCTAAAATCAAATCCTTAGAATAAAACCCAGCTAAAAAAGGTATCCCACACAACGCTAAATTAGCCACATTAAAACACCCAGAAGTCAAGGGCATATATACACCTAACCCCCCTATCAACCGAATGTCTTGAGAGTTATTTATGTTATGAATAATGGCTCCGGCACACATAAATAACAATGCTTTAAATAAAGCGTGAGTTAATAAATGGAAAAAAGCAAGTTTATAAAATCCTATAGATAAAATTCTTATTATAAGACCCAACTGTCTTAACGTAGAAAGAGCAATAATTTTCTTTAAATCAAATTCAAAATTAGCCCCTAGCCCTGCCATAAATATAGTTAGTCCAGAAAGCAACAACAATAAATCACCCAACCATCTACCTCTTAATAAAATATTAAATCGGATTAATAAATAAACCCCAGCAGTTACTAGAGTTGAAGAATGAACTAAAGCCGATACAGGGGTAGGAGCTGCTATAGCAGCAGGTAATCAAGAAGAAAACGGAATCTGAGCTCTTTTAGTTATAGCAGCCAATATAACTAATGCTCCAATAATTTCTATTTCAACGCTATCCTTCATACTTTCCAAATAAAAAATATAATTTCAACTTCCATAATTTAACATTCAAGCAATAGCCAATAAAAAGGCCACATCCCCAATCCGGTTAGACAAAGCAGTAAGTATCCCAGCATTATAAGACTTAACATTTTGAAAATAAATAACCAAACAGTAAGATACCAACCCTAACCCATCTCACCCTAACAAAATTCTAATTAAATTAGGGCTAATAATTAGCAACATCATAGACAACACAAATATTAAAACTAATATAATAAAACGGTTAATATTTATATCTCCTCTCATGTACTCCTTTCTATAATAAATTACTAAAGAAGCAATTAACAAAACAAAAGACATAAATAGTAATCTCATTCAA is a genomic window of Bactrocera neohumeralis isolate Bn135 mitochondrion, complete genome containing:
- the ND5 gene encoding NADH dehydrogenase subunit 5 (TAA stop codon is completed by the addition of 3' A residues to the mRNA), with amino-acid sequence MCSISFLILITISISFFSSSLVFLLNDYSLFLEWEVVSLNSTSIVMTFLFDWMSLLFMSFVLLIASLVIYYSKEYMSGDMNINRFIMLVLMFVLSMMLLIISPNLISILLGWDGLGLVSYCLVIYFQNVKSYNAGMLTALSNRIGDVAFLLAIAWMLNYGSWNYIFYLESMKDSVEMEIIGALVMLAAMTKSAQIPFSSWLPAAMAAPTPVSALVHSSTLVTAGVYLLIRFNILLSGSWLGDLLLLLSGLTMFMAGLGANFEFDLKKIIALSTLSQLGLMMSILSMGFYKLAFFHLLTHALFKALLFMCAGAIIHNMNNSQDIRLMGGLGVYMPLTSGCFNVANLALCGMPFLAGFYSKDLILEVVSLSYINVFSFFLYFFSTGLTVCYSFRLVYYSMTGELNCGSLNMLSDEGWVMLRGMSGLLIMSIVGGSMLSWLIFPTPYMVCLPSHLKLLTLFVCVVGGVLGYLISNVSLFYFNKSLHNYLASYFSGSMWFMPYISTYGIINYPLVLGMSVCKSFDQGWSEFLGGQNLYNELVKYSQYVSIMHNNNLKIYLLLFVLWIIFLFSFFLIF
- the ND3 gene encoding NADH dehydrogenase subunit 3 (TAA stop codon is completed by the addition of 3' A residues to the mRNA) translates to MFSIAIMASILIIITSVVMTLASILSKKALTDREKCSPFECGFDPKSSSRLPFSLRFFLITIIFLIFDVEIALILPMILIISISNITMWATTSIVFIIILIIGLYHEWNQGMLNWSN